One genomic segment of Streptomyces sp. TLI_146 includes these proteins:
- a CDS encoding helix-turn-helix transcriptional regulator: MSSLRSFNGRRLRTARRAAEQRQQDLGEALGVSKVAVADWESGKATPPPERLPAIARALGQSVDVLFERIGPPDLAGLRADAEYSQTQAARALGISRVPLGNAEGGKRRLAADIAERAAELYGVSLAELEAAQDVSFGIMPANRLVAGRPVAGTVGEKLRALLRTRPMSDEELAAAINRRAQAEIVEPAVIEALRAEQHPAEEILAGLPLGTVYEGLADALGVPPFHFQTGEQVEREIMERLRFLAQGLGEGRVTVNARGGGGISEEMLAVAAELVMREMRADDAEGE, translated from the coding sequence GTGTCCTCACTGAGGAGTTTCAACGGCCGGCGCCTGCGGACGGCGCGCCGTGCCGCTGAGCAGCGTCAGCAAGATCTCGGCGAGGCGTTGGGGGTCAGCAAGGTCGCAGTTGCGGACTGGGAGAGCGGCAAGGCCACGCCTCCGCCGGAGCGCCTTCCTGCCATCGCGCGAGCGTTGGGCCAGAGTGTCGATGTTCTGTTCGAGCGAATTGGCCCCCCGGACCTTGCTGGTCTGAGGGCCGATGCGGAGTACTCGCAGACGCAGGCGGCCAGGGCTCTTGGTATCAGCCGCGTTCCACTGGGGAATGCCGAAGGCGGCAAGCGCCGCCTTGCGGCCGACATTGCTGAGCGTGCTGCCGAGTTGTACGGCGTGAGCCTGGCGGAACTTGAAGCAGCGCAGGACGTTTCGTTCGGAATCATGCCCGCGAATCGTCTGGTGGCCGGTCGTCCTGTCGCCGGGACGGTGGGCGAGAAGCTGCGAGCCCTGTTGCGTACGCGACCGATGAGTGATGAGGAGCTTGCGGCTGCCATTAACCGGAGGGCGCAAGCGGAAATCGTGGAGCCTGCGGTGATCGAGGCGCTGCGCGCAGAGCAGCACCCTGCAGAGGAGATCCTCGCCGGTCTTCCTCTGGGCACGGTGTATGAAGGGCTGGCTGACGCCCTGGGCGTACCGCCGTTTCACTTCCAGACGGGTGAACAGGTGGAGCGGGAAATCATGGAGCGCCTGCGGTTCTTGGCCCAAGGGCTCGGCGAGGGGCGGGTAACGGTCAACGCTCGCGGTGGCGGCGGTATCTCCGAGGAGATGCTGGCAGTTGCTGCCGAGCTGGTGATGCGGGAAATGCGCGCCGACGACGCCGAGGGCGAGTAG
- a CDS encoding MAB_1171c family putative transporter: protein MTAVALWRLPALRYSDPLRRTLWGCSAGFAVALWARFPPVKAALDCVAVDFSALVKYFFSMIASLALLNYAVTSYGAQSDPPRHIVICRTVAVVSRRATIIVIPTMVILFFTLVDRSHPTHDFAADHAGQWGAAVFMTLFYLYLGSAAATCAFQWGHVARRAETNSLRAGLTLGSAATWLYAAYSVVRVSFMWLAMFMHVAPPVEQVAGNAGDLLNVAAAALFATGASLPTTGVAAQRWQTWRLLYRLQPLRRDLALQFPQFSFQPLASRLREATRLAPSLDIRLDRAIQECGDAVEQLRHYATASLWPAAEEAAANHADSEAATEAYWIAAALRRAHAHQRSAIPAAPLPMKPFPDSQSEARWLVRVQDIYVGLSRGVIDEILVRAGRPHGNEQPTVTMAGSSQP from the coding sequence ATGACAGCCGTGGCCCTCTGGCGCCTGCCGGCGCTCCGCTACAGCGACCCGCTACGCCGCACTTTGTGGGGCTGTAGCGCTGGCTTCGCTGTGGCTCTTTGGGCCAGATTCCCGCCAGTCAAGGCTGCCTTGGACTGCGTGGCCGTCGATTTCAGCGCCTTGGTGAAGTACTTCTTCTCCATGATCGCCTCCCTCGCCCTTCTGAACTACGCGGTCACCAGCTACGGCGCCCAGAGCGACCCACCCCGACACATAGTCATCTGCCGGACAGTGGCGGTCGTCTCACGACGGGCAACCATCATCGTCATTCCAACGATGGTCATCCTCTTCTTCACCCTGGTCGACCGCTCCCACCCCACCCATGACTTTGCTGCCGACCATGCGGGGCAGTGGGGGGCAGCGGTCTTCATGACGTTGTTCTACCTGTACCTCGGCTCGGCGGCAGCAACTTGTGCCTTCCAATGGGGGCACGTGGCCCGGCGCGCGGAGACGAATTCGCTGCGCGCCGGACTCACCCTCGGTTCAGCTGCGACATGGTTGTACGCCGCGTACTCGGTGGTCCGCGTGTCCTTCATGTGGCTGGCGATGTTCATGCACGTCGCGCCCCCCGTAGAGCAGGTGGCCGGCAACGCCGGCGATCTACTCAATGTGGCTGCTGCCGCTCTGTTCGCTACGGGAGCCAGCTTGCCCACCACCGGCGTCGCCGCTCAGCGATGGCAGACATGGCGACTGCTCTATCGCTTGCAGCCCTTGCGCAGGGACCTAGCGCTGCAGTTCCCCCAGTTCAGCTTCCAACCCCTGGCATCGCGCCTCCGGGAGGCGACACGCCTTGCACCCTCACTGGACATACGGCTAGACCGGGCGATCCAGGAATGCGGCGATGCCGTCGAGCAACTGCGTCACTACGCAACAGCCAGCCTATGGCCTGCGGCCGAAGAGGCGGCGGCTAACCACGCAGATTCCGAGGCTGCGACGGAGGCGTATTGGATTGCGGCAGCATTGCGCCGCGCCCACGCCCATCAGCGTAGTGCGATCCCGGCAGCGCCCCTGCCGATGAAACCCTTCCCCGACAGCCAGAGCGAAGCCCGCTGGCTGGTGAGAGTCCAGGACATCTACGTCGGGCTCTCTCGGGGAGTCATCGACGAGATCCTCGTCCGAGCTGGCAGACCGCACGGCAATGAGCAGCCCACTGTCACCATGGCCGGCAGCAGTCAACCCTGA
- a CDS encoding HAD-IA family hydrolase codes for MRISAEALLFDSDETLVSTLRSVVRCWTQWAADYGMTLEDVKKVEVHGRPAAAIVADLLPAEQVAEAVARLENAEVADAKAGGVTLVTGASEFLAALPPTRWAVVTSGTRRVAEARLSQVGIQPQCLVTVEDVTHHKPHPEPFLLAAERLGVDPSLCVVFEDAPAGLTSARAAGMRTVALTTTHAVGALDADAVVADFNDISAHVSNRGVELVITH; via the coding sequence GTGAGAATCTCAGCCGAAGCTCTGCTGTTCGACAGCGACGAAACCCTGGTGTCCACGCTGCGCTCCGTGGTGCGCTGTTGGACCCAGTGGGCTGCGGACTATGGCATGACACTGGAAGACGTGAAGAAGGTCGAGGTGCACGGCCGCCCGGCTGCCGCGATCGTCGCGGACCTTCTGCCCGCTGAGCAGGTGGCAGAGGCAGTTGCACGGCTTGAGAACGCCGAGGTGGCCGACGCCAAGGCTGGCGGCGTGACGCTGGTAACCGGGGCAAGTGAGTTCCTGGCGGCTCTGCCGCCGACCCGATGGGCGGTGGTGACCTCCGGGACCCGCCGTGTGGCTGAGGCGCGCCTGTCCCAAGTTGGCATCCAGCCGCAATGCCTCGTCACTGTTGAGGACGTCACCCACCACAAACCGCACCCGGAGCCCTTCCTGCTCGCCGCTGAACGACTCGGCGTGGACCCCTCGCTGTGCGTTGTGTTCGAGGACGCGCCAGCGGGCCTTACCTCTGCGCGCGCGGCTGGCATGAGGACGGTAGCGCTCACCACTACGCACGCTGTTGGCGCCTTGGATGCCGACGCCGTCGTTGCCGACTTCAATGACATCTCGGCCCACGTCTCCAACCGAGGCGTGGAACTCGTGATTACGCACTGA